Proteins encoded in a region of the Zunongwangia endophytica genome:
- a CDS encoding RagB/SusD family nutrient uptake outer membrane protein yields the protein MKKILYKYISVLTILVTIYSCQLTEELDDYEPLYSLDAEDAIDTQETAELALVGAYSGFTQRSLGSPFPDMFIIPDVLSGYSTVGRIFSSDPEEAAFIQNDPISTGTVRTLNIYTGLYEFINRTNWIISTVEGLDDDIFEPQVRRTEIIAEAKILRALGHFYLLRNFGQFYDINSKYGINTRLEPAKSAEAYSRDSVLETYETILNDLEYGIENGPSLRTKGYTNSTFAKGLKARVLLYMQRYSEAAIVAKEIIESSNSNFSLEPTFLSIFDDHESSVIFQSSEILFGTRGEPAATIGMGSYYSGFFATITQDYLDAVNGSLNVNGQTINIGGSERTEEIFFPNSSYGGYYSTKYTSNFTDGDYDMIYHMRMAEVYLIFAEANARANNMVKPEALEALNTIRLRAGATSTGEGGFEKYTTTISLDQFLTAVRYEKLAELYSEGGETWYDLIRYDYSDGFNSGFQVSDVKASATDPEKFILPIPTETIDAGGNMIVQNPGYDD from the coding sequence ATGAAAAAAATACTATACAAATATATAAGCGTTTTAACGATTTTGGTAACTATATATTCTTGCCAACTAACCGAAGAGCTGGACGATTATGAACCCTTATATTCATTAGACGCCGAAGATGCAATTGATACACAAGAGACTGCAGAATTAGCGTTAGTTGGAGCATATTCTGGTTTTACACAAAGAAGTTTAGGTAGCCCATTTCCAGATATGTTTATTATTCCAGATGTTTTAAGTGGCTATAGCACTGTAGGGCGCATATTTTCTTCAGATCCAGAAGAAGCGGCCTTTATTCAAAACGATCCAATTTCAACTGGTACGGTTAGAACATTAAACATTTATACTGGTTTATATGAATTTATTAATAGAACAAATTGGATAATAAGTACTGTAGAAGGACTTGACGATGATATTTTTGAACCTCAAGTAAGACGTACAGAAATAATTGCTGAAGCTAAAATTCTAAGAGCTTTAGGACATTTTTATTTGTTACGCAATTTTGGTCAGTTTTACGATATTAATTCAAAATATGGTATAAATACAAGATTAGAGCCCGCCAAATCGGCTGAAGCATACTCTAGAGATTCAGTTTTAGAAACTTACGAAACGATATTAAATGATTTGGAATATGGTATTGAGAATGGTCCTAGTTTAAGAACTAAAGGCTATACTAATAGCACCTTTGCAAAAGGATTAAAAGCTAGAGTATTATTATATATGCAGCGTTATAGCGAAGCGGCTATTGTAGCAAAAGAAATAATTGAGAGTTCCAATAGTAACTTCAGTTTAGAACCTACTTTTTTATCTATTTTTGATGATCATGAATCATCCGTAATATTTCAAAGTTCAGAAATTTTATTTGGGACAAGAGGGGAACCTGCAGCTACTATTGGTATGGGATCTTATTACAGTGGTTTTTTTGCCACTATTACTCAGGATTATTTAGATGCAGTTAATGGATCGTTGAATGTTAATGGACAGACAATTAATATTGGTGGTTCAGAACGAACAGAAGAAATATTTTTTCCGAACTCATCGTATGGAGGATATTATTCAACAAAATACACTTCAAATTTCACAGACGGAGATTATGACATGATTTACCATATGCGTATGGCTGAAGTTTATTTAATATTTGCCGAAGCAAATGCCAGAGCAAATAATATGGTAAAACCAGAAGCTTTGGAAGCATTAAATACAATTCGACTTAGGGCAGGGGCAACTTCGACTGGTGAAGGCGGTTTTGAGAAGTATACGACAACTATAAGTTTAGATCAATTTCTTACGGCTGTTCGTTATGAAAAATTAGCAGAGTTGTATTCAGAAGGTGGGGAGACATGGTACGATCTAATTCGCTACGATTATAGCGATGGTTTTAATTCAGGTTTTCAGGTATCTGATGTTAAAGCATCAGCCACAGATCCAGAAAAATTTATTTTACCAATTCCAACTGAGACTATAGATGCAGGAGGGAATATGATTGTTCAAAATCCAGGTTATGACGATTAA
- a CDS encoding redoxin domain-containing protein: protein MKKLIALFCVILILIACRDDIKLKPGEYEISGKVRGMETGKLFLISKKPSGIQVDTLYVKSGNFNFRNSLENDVLEAYIADQPNYRSSNNKASIYIEPTRMQLQLNTSDFESVELTGSQTQEDAEALQQKQKELRLKYKNELGAYSANGERLKKAKNPEKKEELKWKDDELRGELQPYFEEEKELVKQFISTHPKSYISFENILYMIEEFTQEEARKVYNEFPESFKERKLGSVIKKQIDDKSKGIVGATAENFSKVDIDGKPLKLEDFKGQYVLLDFWASWCIPCRKGNPHLLKIYDNYNDKGFEIIGVSDDDRNPDAWLKAVKKDRIGVWRHILRGMEVDTTSGGFKIVNQGITEGYNISSLPTKILVDPDGKIVGRYDGSKADEEALDKKLADLYE, encoded by the coding sequence ATGAAAAAGCTTATAGCACTGTTTTGTGTTATCCTGATACTCATAGCTTGTCGAGATGATATAAAATTAAAGCCTGGTGAGTATGAAATTTCTGGTAAAGTTCGAGGAATGGAGACTGGAAAATTATTTCTTATTTCAAAAAAGCCGAGCGGAATTCAGGTTGATACTTTATATGTAAAGTCTGGAAATTTTAATTTCAGAAACAGTCTGGAGAATGATGTACTAGAAGCATATATTGCAGATCAGCCTAATTATCGTTCAAGTAATAATAAAGCCAGCATTTATATAGAACCAACTCGTATGCAATTACAACTTAATACCAGTGATTTTGAAAGTGTTGAATTAACAGGTTCTCAAACACAGGAGGACGCTGAAGCATTACAGCAAAAGCAAAAGGAACTGCGGTTAAAATATAAAAATGAGCTTGGCGCTTATTCAGCTAATGGAGAGCGACTAAAAAAAGCCAAAAACCCTGAAAAAAAAGAAGAATTAAAATGGAAGGATGACGAATTGAGAGGTGAGCTTCAACCTTATTTCGAAGAAGAAAAAGAGCTTGTCAAACAATTTATATCAACACATCCAAAATCGTATATAAGCTTTGAAAATATACTTTATATGATAGAGGAATTCACTCAGGAAGAAGCCAGAAAAGTTTATAATGAATTTCCAGAGAGCTTTAAAGAAAGAAAACTTGGATCGGTGATTAAAAAACAAATCGACGATAAGTCAAAAGGTATCGTAGGTGCAACTGCTGAAAATTTTAGTAAGGTGGATATTGATGGCAAACCTCTAAAATTAGAAGATTTTAAAGGACAATATGTATTATTAGATTTTTGGGCTTCGTGGTGTATTCCCTGTAGAAAAGGAAATCCGCATTTGTTGAAGATATACGATAATTATAATGACAAAGGTTTTGAAATAATAGGTGTTTCTGATGATGATAGAAATCCTGATGCATGGCTAAAAGCAGTAAAAAAAGATAGAATAGGAGTATGGCGTCATATCTTAAGAGGGATGGAGGTGGATACCACCAGTGGAGGATTCAAAATAGTCAATCAAGGTATCACAGAAGGATACAATATTTCTTCTTTACCGACTAAGATATTAGTAGATCCAGATGGAAAAATAGTTGGGCGTTACGACGGAAGTAAAGCAGATGAGGAAGCTTTGGATAAGAAGTTGGCAGATTTATACGAGTAA
- a CDS encoding DoxX family protein has translation MRKIGVKSVLRILMGSAMVFAGIAHLSFKRKEFQAQVPRWLPTDQKTMDLTVLSSGITEITLGLLMILWKEKRITTGLMLALFYVLIFPGNISQYQNKIDAFSLDSDTKRFVRLLFQPVLIYGALWTTGADKYLIEKCDFQKCLKN, from the coding sequence ATGAGAAAGATAGGAGTTAAAAGTGTTTTACGAATTTTGATGGGATCTGCGATGGTCTTTGCGGGTATCGCTCATCTATCTTTTAAGCGAAAAGAATTTCAGGCACAGGTGCCAAGATGGTTGCCAACAGACCAAAAAACAATGGATTTGACAGTGCTTAGTTCTGGTATTACAGAAATTACTTTAGGCTTGTTAATGATTTTATGGAAAGAAAAGAGGATAACTACCGGTCTAATGTTGGCGCTTTTCTATGTACTTATTTTTCCTGGCAATATTTCACAATATCAAAATAAGATTGATGCATTTAGCTTAGATAGCGACACTAAACGTTTTGTTCGATTACTGTTTCAACCCGTTTTAATTTATGGAGCATTATGGACTACCGGTGCAGACAAATATTTGATAGAGAAATGCGATTTTCAAAAGTGTCTTAAAAATTAG
- a CDS encoding RNA polymerase sigma-70 factor, whose product MTNSELNNLWEKGDEKSFTLLFNELYQPLVAYLLQYADKTADAEDIAQNTFIKLWEKRNQINLTTSVKSYLYTSAYNRFVDNFRKEKKNKSYLEGLKHQALQLLVEEPEEDFQKKIKLIEKTVNDLPDRCKMIFKMHKQKGYSYKEVAEKLQISVKTVEAQMSIALKRIRKEFKEETDLLLILCFGRI is encoded by the coding sequence ATGACTAATTCTGAATTGAATAATTTATGGGAAAAGGGGGATGAAAAGTCGTTCACCCTACTTTTCAATGAATTATACCAACCCCTGGTAGCCTATCTTTTACAGTATGCTGATAAGACTGCAGATGCCGAAGACATTGCTCAGAATACCTTTATTAAATTATGGGAAAAAAGAAATCAGATCAATTTAACAACTTCAGTAAAAAGTTATTTGTATACTTCAGCATATAATAGATTTGTTGATAATTTCAGAAAAGAAAAGAAAAACAAAAGCTACTTAGAGGGTCTAAAGCATCAAGCGCTTCAACTTTTAGTAGAAGAACCTGAAGAAGATTTTCAGAAAAAAATAAAACTGATTGAAAAGACCGTAAATGACCTTCCCGATCGATGCAAAATGATATTTAAAATGCATAAGCAAAAAGGCTATTCTTATAAAGAAGTTGCGGAAAAACTACAGATTTCTGTAAAAACTGTGGAAGCACAGATGAGTATTGCTCTTAAACGTATTAGGAAAGAATTTAAAGAGGAAACAGACCTATTGCTTATACTCTGTTTCGGAAGAATTTAA
- a CDS encoding FecR family protein, translating to MGNIDNLISKFQNKSISDEELSELENWVKDSKDNNDYFIKSVQTDYLISSFYRKQEEIPNLSNLKKPIIALNSKKQRANLMKFAAIFIVALIASSTAYFYFFNPAETTYAPGEIIITNENGEKITVDYQIKQIVYNEEGEVSNLGSQVKKNPNTSEKDNNRLAYNTINVPKGKRIQLVLSDGTKVYLNSESSLRFPSHFPKTEQLRKVSITGEAVFEVHKDSLKPFIVEAGMLNIEVLGTRFNVDAYPQSKQISTTLAEGSVQINYDNEVFKLEPGEAGILSQNTDVLSVEKVNVANKMAWVDDRLLFINESFAEIQKKIERSYGVQIINKNAHLNDVRFNGDFDIKSETIEDVLDAFKAVDFFEYTYKNNIVTIKK from the coding sequence ATGGGTAATATTGATAATTTAATATCAAAATTTCAAAATAAAAGCATTAGTGATGAAGAATTGTCTGAGCTTGAAAATTGGGTAAAAGATAGTAAAGATAATAACGATTATTTTATAAAGAGCGTTCAGACCGACTATTTAATTTCATCTTTTTATCGAAAGCAAGAAGAAATTCCGAATTTATCAAATCTGAAAAAACCAATAATTGCTCTAAATTCGAAAAAACAGCGTGCTAATTTGATGAAATTTGCAGCTATTTTTATTGTTGCACTTATAGCTTCCAGTACGGCATACTTCTACTTTTTTAATCCGGCAGAAACTACTTATGCGCCCGGAGAAATTATTATCACGAATGAAAATGGTGAAAAAATAACCGTAGACTATCAAATTAAACAGATCGTATATAATGAAGAAGGAGAAGTTTCAAATTTGGGATCACAAGTAAAAAAGAATCCAAATACTAGCGAAAAAGACAATAATAGGTTAGCGTATAACACGATTAATGTACCTAAAGGAAAGCGCATCCAATTAGTGTTATCAGATGGAACGAAAGTATATCTTAATTCTGAAAGTTCACTACGATTTCCTTCTCACTTTCCAAAAACAGAACAGTTACGAAAGGTCAGTATTACCGGCGAGGCAGTTTTCGAAGTACATAAAGATTCTTTAAAACCTTTTATAGTAGAGGCAGGTATGCTGAATATAGAAGTTTTGGGAACACGATTTAATGTAGATGCCTATCCTCAATCTAAACAAATTTCGACTACACTGGCAGAAGGATCGGTACAGATAAATTACGACAATGAAGTTTTTAAACTAGAACCAGGTGAAGCCGGAATACTTAGCCAAAATACAGATGTGCTGAGCGTAGAAAAAGTAAATGTAGCTAATAAAATGGCTTGGGTAGACGATCGTCTATTGTTTATTAACGAGTCCTTTGCAGAAATTCAAAAGAAAATTGAGCGCAGTTACGGAGTTCAAATTATTAATAAAAATGCCCATTTAAATGACGTACGGTTTAACGGGGATTTCGATATCAAATCAGAAACTATCGAGGATGTACTAGATGCCTTTAAAGCAGTAGACTTTTTCGAATATACTTATAAAAATAATATAGTAACCATTAAAAAATAA
- a CDS encoding SusC/RagA family TonB-linked outer membrane protein encodes MKIKYLKMKASFILTLFCVLQVSALETLAQKFNIDLDGAKVTHVIEQIKQQSDYKFFYKDDVINEEWQVNIHSDSEEITNVLKQLFKNLPVSFVIQKKQIILKEKEPVSSPETSSIDIQRYIDGTVKDESNFPIMGVTVWLKGSRVGSVTDEDGKFRMQAVTGDTLVFSFIGFKTKEHVLGNEKNLAIKLETDISGLDQVTVVSTGYQKINKERATGSFSTISGEELQQVPVNNVMHQLEGRVPGLQIEILESDNTFVYDNLERETEGNTSYNFQIRGQSTIDGNKSPLIVIDGAPTELDIKNINSADVENITFLKDAAAASIYGARAANGVIVIDTKKGTKGKMRVNFSHTNTFSTKPSISGLPLMNSSQVLDLEQELVDKNIIADPAQSGALFSSYPVSDGVESMLEYKRGNISLDEREARLNDLRGRNNYNQLTRYLMQQASATTYNLSLSGGSNNYSYFTSASYSNEKTQRKGSEGDKMTFTINQNFKLFDYADVSTSLKGSFFNFDENGIGLQPLAGQRYSYLPYDRLRDENGNNVSFAREFYRDQIADFEDAGYLPWEYSYLDELENKNSTAQEQNYSANIQISLPIFKGLNASGTYLIERSNRSRPILYNEDTYYTRNLINNATYLDPSTNTITRGLPLGSVYRRNRNILTSQTTRAQLNYNERFKDHSIDAIAGIEFRETREEVSSGTLYGYNEKTQTSVDVVSLNYTTVEGWNSTLNYGNQLTDQRRRFLSYYGNAAYTYKKKYVVSGSVRLDDYNNFGVDKSYRRTPLWSTGVKWNASKESFLKNVEAINNLSFRASYGFNGNISLTTFPFTKISIANTDYNLSQLPYAFVSAAANPSLRWEKTGILNIGIDFGLLDNRISGSLEYYKKNSDDLIQEFPVSEFYGVPNRALTRNTSTLEGKGVDLSLNGIWIQSKNFTASSNFIFTYNTNEVTDSRFENYSTYLNGSGSTPPIVDYPLNSVFAFRSAGLDENGAFQVYDRNGDIVGSNELLTDIEDMKYMGTSTPRYYGSLNTTLQYKQFSLFVLATYKMGYKLFKPTFDNYISRFNEFTGYNLNTDIADRWREPGDENSTSVPGVLGLGGYSYPRYRLSEDKVISGDHIRLREISLSYDLSEVLPESFIRGASLSFTARNLGLLWRANNDDIDPDFLPYTTGNQIRPTPTAMYSIGLNVNF; translated from the coding sequence ATGAAAATAAAGTATTTGAAGATGAAAGCTTCATTCATTTTAACCTTGTTTTGTGTTTTGCAGGTTTCTGCACTAGAAACCCTTGCTCAAAAATTTAATATTGATCTGGATGGGGCTAAGGTTACCCACGTTATAGAACAGATCAAACAACAAAGTGATTATAAGTTTTTTTACAAAGACGATGTGATTAATGAAGAATGGCAGGTCAATATTCATAGCGATAGTGAAGAGATTACTAATGTTTTAAAGCAGCTGTTCAAAAATTTACCGGTGAGTTTTGTCATTCAGAAAAAGCAAATTATTCTGAAAGAAAAAGAACCAGTTTCGTCTCCTGAAACTAGTAGTATCGATATACAGCGTTATATTGATGGTACGGTAAAAGACGAATCTAATTTCCCAATTATGGGAGTTACCGTTTGGTTAAAAGGTTCTCGCGTAGGATCTGTTACAGATGAAGATGGAAAGTTCAGAATGCAGGCTGTTACCGGAGATACTTTGGTTTTTAGTTTTATAGGTTTTAAAACCAAAGAACATGTGCTGGGTAACGAAAAAAACTTAGCTATTAAGCTGGAAACCGATATTAGTGGTTTAGATCAGGTTACGGTGGTTTCTACCGGTTATCAAAAAATCAATAAAGAGCGTGCAACAGGTTCGTTTTCTACCATAAGCGGAGAAGAGTTACAACAAGTACCGGTAAACAATGTGATGCATCAGTTGGAAGGGCGAGTTCCTGGTCTACAAATCGAAATTTTAGAATCTGATAATACATTTGTTTACGACAATCTTGAAAGAGAAACCGAGGGGAATACCAGCTATAATTTTCAAATTAGAGGCCAGTCGACTATTGATGGTAATAAAAGTCCGCTTATTGTTATCGATGGCGCCCCAACCGAGCTGGATATAAAAAATATTAATAGTGCTGATGTCGAGAATATAACATTTCTAAAAGATGCTGCCGCTGCTTCCATTTATGGAGCAAGAGCAGCAAATGGAGTAATTGTGATCGATACAAAAAAAGGCACTAAAGGAAAAATGAGGGTTAACTTTTCTCATACCAATACTTTCTCAACAAAACCTTCTATATCAGGTCTTCCTTTAATGAACTCTAGCCAGGTGCTGGATTTAGAACAGGAGTTGGTAGATAAAAATATTATTGCAGATCCTGCACAGTCAGGGGCCCTTTTTAGTTCCTATCCTGTAAGTGATGGGGTAGAAAGTATGCTAGAATATAAACGAGGAAATATAAGTCTAGATGAGCGCGAAGCACGTTTAAATGATTTACGTGGAAGAAATAATTATAATCAATTAACCAGATACTTAATGCAGCAGGCTTCGGCTACTACCTATAATTTATCACTAAGCGGAGGTAGCAATAATTACAGTTATTTCACTTCGGCTTCTTATTCGAATGAAAAGACACAGCGAAAAGGTTCTGAGGGTGATAAGATGACGTTTACCATAAATCAAAACTTTAAACTGTTTGATTATGCTGATGTAAGCACTAGCCTTAAAGGTTCCTTTTTTAATTTTGATGAGAACGGGATAGGTTTGCAACCATTAGCCGGGCAGCGTTATTCTTATTTACCTTACGATAGACTTCGTGATGAAAATGGTAATAATGTTAGTTTTGCTCGTGAATTTTATCGTGATCAAATAGCTGATTTTGAAGATGCTGGATACCTACCATGGGAATATAGTTATTTAGATGAATTAGAAAACAAAAACTCAACTGCTCAGGAGCAAAACTATTCTGCTAATATCCAGATCTCTCTACCAATTTTCAAAGGATTGAATGCATCGGGAACTTATTTGATAGAACGTTCTAACAGAAGCAGACCAATCTTATACAATGAAGATACATATTACACCAGAAACCTTATAAACAATGCTACTTATTTAGATCCTTCTACTAACACTATTACTAGAGGATTGCCTTTAGGTTCAGTTTATCGAAGAAACAGAAATATTTTAACAAGCCAGACTACTAGAGCACAATTAAATTATAATGAACGTTTCAAAGATCACTCAATTGATGCTATTGCTGGTATAGAATTTAGAGAAACTCGGGAAGAGGTATCATCAGGAACTTTATATGGTTATAACGAAAAAACGCAAACTTCGGTAGATGTAGTCTCTCTAAATTACACTACAGTAGAAGGGTGGAACTCAACTTTAAATTATGGCAATCAGTTAACCGACCAAAGAAGAAGATTTTTATCGTATTACGGAAATGCAGCTTATACATATAAAAAGAAATATGTGGTTTCTGGTAGTGTTAGACTGGATGATTATAACAATTTTGGAGTTGATAAAAGTTATAGAAGAACACCTTTATGGTCTACTGGTGTTAAATGGAATGCCAGTAAAGAATCTTTCTTAAAAAATGTTGAAGCGATTAATAATCTGAGTTTTAGAGCTTCCTATGGTTTTAACGGAAATATCAGTTTAACGACATTCCCTTTTACCAAAATTTCGATTGCTAATACCGATTATAATCTTTCTCAATTACCTTACGCATTTGTATCGGCAGCAGCAAATCCTTCACTAAGATGGGAGAAAACGGGAATATTAAATATTGGTATTGATTTTGGATTGTTGGATAATCGAATTTCAGGTAGTTTGGAATATTATAAAAAGAATAGTGATGATTTAATTCAGGAATTCCCGGTATCAGAATTTTATGGAGTTCCCAACCGCGCACTTACCAGAAATACTTCAACTTTAGAAGGGAAAGGGGTAGATCTTAGCCTAAACGGTATTTGGATTCAATCTAAAAATTTTACGGCTAGCTCTAATTTTATCTTTACTTATAATACGAACGAAGTAACCGATTCTCGTTTCGAAAATTATTCAACATATCTAAATGGTTCAGGAAGTACTCCGCCAATTGTAGACTATCCATTAAATAGTGTATTTGCATTTCGCTCTGCTGGATTAGATGAAAATGGAGCCTTTCAGGTCTATGATCGCAATGGAGATATTGTTGGTTCTAATGAATTATTAACCGATATCGAGGATATGAAATATATGGGAACTAGCACGCCTAGGTATTATGGAAGTTTAAATACAACATTACAGTACAAGCAATTCTCACTATTTGTATTAGCGACCTATAAGATGGGGTATAAACTATTCAAACCTACTTTTGATAATTATATTTCTCGTTTCAATGAGTTCACCGGCTACAATTTGAATACAGATATTGCAGATAGATGGCGCGAACCGGGAGACGAAAATTCTACCAGTGTACCGGGTGTTTTAGGATTGGGAGGATACTCTTATCCTAGATATAGGTTAAGTGAAGATAAGGTAATCTCTGGAGATCATATTCGATTACGTGAAATATCTCTTAGTTATGACCTTTCTGAGGTTTTACCAGAAAGCTTTATTAGAGGAGCTTCATTATCATTCACCGCTCGTAACCTAGGACTTTTATGGCGCGCGAATAACGATGATATAGATCCAGATTTCTTACCATATACAACAGGAAACCAAATAAGACCTACCCCTACAGCGATGTATTCTATAGGCTTAAATGTTAACTTTTAA
- a CDS encoding RagB/SusD family nutrient uptake outer membrane protein: MKLNYIYTFLFIIATTLVSCDDYVDIRTEGILYPEDTENYRYLLNNTPIYDLSYSLVDIPTDDISMRYDHAQYFETNAANSEFNRPFKDTYIFADSIYRTGEMDSEIKAMYEGLYSANVVITEVLESTSGAEQEKNALQGEAMVHRAYLFLNLVNTFGKAYDANTASTDLGIPMFIEPTVDQDIKRATVQEVYDRIITDLTSAANSGLPGVRSGTEVGFPSKSSAHALLARTYLYMGDYSKALENAEQSLALQNTLLNLENYTETPDFSWPRRIEDPELILSKKTMRSYNYLPTLLSLSDDLLNSFDSTDLRYQLYTRPNEELTYGDITEGRSYCIARLTGENRNAGPTVPEMYLIKAECLARAGNTEAAMDALNTLREARFRAEDYIALRAGDPEDALIKVLAERRRELMGKGGFRLFDLKRLNKDPRFARTVEHEYLNETYTLEPGGDRYQFPFASTLFQYAPNLEQNP; this comes from the coding sequence ATGAAACTAAATTATATATATACCTTTTTATTTATAATAGCTACAACTTTAGTGAGTTGTGATGATTATGTCGATATAAGAACAGAAGGAATATTATATCCAGAAGATACCGAAAATTACAGGTATTTATTAAATAATACTCCTATTTATGATCTCTCTTATAGTCTGGTAGATATACCTACAGACGATATTTCTATGCGTTATGATCATGCCCAATATTTTGAGACTAATGCGGCAAATTCAGAGTTCAATCGCCCCTTTAAGGATACTTATATTTTTGCTGATTCCATTTACCGTACTGGTGAGATGGATAGTGAGATAAAAGCGATGTACGAAGGACTTTATAGCGCCAATGTGGTGATTACTGAAGTTTTAGAAAGCACAAGTGGTGCAGAGCAGGAAAAAAATGCTTTGCAGGGTGAAGCCATGGTTCATAGGGCTTATTTATTTCTTAACCTGGTTAATACTTTCGGAAAAGCTTATGATGCTAATACGGCGAGTACAGATTTAGGAATTCCAATGTTTATCGAACCAACCGTAGATCAAGATATTAAAAGGGCGACAGTACAGGAAGTTTACGATCGCATCATTACAGATTTAACCTCAGCAGCCAATTCAGGCTTACCTGGAGTTCGCAGTGGTACAGAAGTTGGTTTTCCGTCTAAATCCAGTGCTCATGCATTGCTTGCGCGAACCTATTTATATATGGGCGATTATAGCAAAGCTTTAGAAAATGCAGAGCAAAGCCTTGCTTTACAAAACACCTTGCTAAATCTAGAGAATTATACGGAAACTCCAGATTTTAGCTGGCCACGACGAATAGAAGATCCAGAGCTTATTTTATCGAAAAAAACGATGAGGTCTTATAATTATCTACCAACATTGTTATCTCTAAGTGACGACTTGTTGAATAGTTTTGATAGCACCGATTTGCGTTATCAACTTTATACAAGACCTAACGAAGAGCTTACTTATGGGGATATTACAGAAGGAAGATCTTACTGTATAGCAAGGTTAACTGGAGAGAATCGTAATGCCGGGCCAACGGTGCCAGAAATGTATTTGATTAAAGCAGAATGTCTAGCTCGTGCTGGGAATACAGAAGCTGCTATGGATGCATTAAATACGTTAAGAGAAGCGCGTTTTAGAGCTGAAGATTATATCGCTTTAAGGGCTGGTGACCCTGAAGATGCTTTAATAAAAGTTCTGGCAGAGAGAAGACGTGAACTTATGGGAAAAGGTGGATTTAGATTATTCGATTTAAAACGTCTAAACAAAGACCCAAGATTTGCCAGAACAGTAGAGCATGAGTATTTAAATGAAACCTACACGTTAGAGCCGGGAGGTGATAGATATCAATTTCCTTTTGCTTCAACCTTATTCCAATACGCGCCTAACCTAGAGCAAAATCCATAA